Below is a genomic region from Methanobacterium sp..
ATTTTAAGCTGAATAACAATGTTTTGTACCCTACTCTTGCAAGATTTGAGCAGGAAGGCTTTATTGAGGGAAAAACAGTAGCTGGCGGAAGTACCAGCAAAAAAATATACCATATCACAGAAAAAGGTCGAGAAAAGCTGCTTGAAATGGTAGCAGAGCCTGTTGAACCCGATATTGACGGCTTTGATTTCAGTGTACATGCAGTGTTTTTTGACCTCATACCCAAAGAAAGCCGTGTAAAAATAATCAAACCGCTTTATGAAAGTAAACTGCAGATGTACAAAGAATCTCTTGAAAAAAAGGAGAAATATGGAGTCAATATGCTGCCTATTTCCCTTGCTGTTCTGGAATATGGTATCAAAGGGTTAGAAAGAGATATTGAGTTTTATAAAAAATTAATGGAAATGGAATAGATCCCTGCAAAACATTTTTATATACCTTGCCACGTACAGTATAGTATGTGACATGTATATGTATCACACACTATAACAGGAGGTTGACAATGGACAAGGTCCTTGAAAAATTCGAGACTGAAATAAGGCGAGGCGTTATGCAGGTAGCTGTGGTCTGCCTTCTGGACAAAGAGAAGTACGGCTACGAAATAATCAAAAGCCTCAATGAAACAGGATTAAATGTGGAAGAAGGAACGTTATATCCACTTCTTAGACGTCTCGAAAAG
It encodes:
- a CDS encoding PadR family transcriptional regulator; translated protein: MANTDLIILGMIYLVPSHGYQLKKNIKESFGNPYFKLNNNVLYPTLARFEQEGFIEGKTVAGGSTSKKIYHITEKGREKLLEMVAEPVEPDIDGFDFSVHAVFFDLIPKESRVKIIKPLYESKLQMYKESLEKKEKYGVNMLPISLAVLEYGIKGLERDIEFYKKLMEME